The genome window CTGCCAGCGGCAGCTCTGGTCGTGTTGCGACAACTCCAATCCGAATTATTGGATTGCCGAGCAGATGATGGGCTATTCACCTTCCGGGCTCTTCGGCTACACCCACATGATGGGCGGATATGCCGGCGGCCAGGCGCAGTACGCTCGCGTTCCGTATGCCGACGTTGGTCCGCTCAAGCTCCCCGAAGGAGTTCCCGACGAGAAACTAGTCTTTTTATCTGACATCTTTCCCACCGGCTACATGGGCGCTGAAAACTGCGACATTAAGCCGGGCGACACGGTTGCCATCTGGGGATGCGGCCCCGTCGGGCAGTTCGCCATTCGCAGTGCATTCATGCTCGGCGCTGAGCGGGTGATCGCAATTGACAGGTTCGACTATCGGCTTCGCCTGGCTGCGCAGGCCGGAGCGGAGATCATCAACTACGAAGAAGTGGACGATGTGGTGCAAACGCTAAAAGACATGACTGCCAACATCGGGCCGGATGCCTGCATGGATGCCGTAGGCATGGAAGCCCACGATCACAGTTTCATGTACCTGGTTGATCGCACCAAGCAGGCGATGAAAATCGAGACCGACCGTCCCATTGTTCTTCGCCAGTGCATCCAGGCCTGCCGCAAAGGTGGAACGGTTTCTGTGCCCGGCGTGTATGCCGGTTTCGTTGACAAGTTGCCCATGGGCGCCTATATGAACAAAGGCCTGGCGATGAAAACCGGTCAGACGCACATGATGCGCTACATGAAACCACTGCTTGAACGCGTCGAGAAAGGCGATATCGATCCCAGCTTTGTGGTGAGCCACCGCCCGTCGATCAATCAAGCGCCCGAGATGTACAAGATTTTCCGCGACAAGCAAGAGCACTGCACCAAAGTGGTGCTCGATCCCTGGGCGGATGGAGCAGCCGCAGCATAGAGCACCAGTCTTACGAACAACTGAGGAGTTTGAAAATGGCCGGACTGACTATCGATGACGCGATGCCCAGCATCATCGACGCAAAAACTCATGGCCTCATTGATTACATTCACGCCGGTACCAACTTTTTAGCGGCTGCGCTGTTCCGAAAAAACCGGCGTGCCCGCAACGCTGCCCTGGCCCT of Terriglobales bacterium contains these proteins:
- a CDS encoding zinc-dependent alcohol dehydrogenase; the protein is MKAVCWMGTEKVTVENVPDPKILNPRDAIVRITSTCICGSDLHLYNGLIPTMEQGDILGHEFMGEVVEVGGAIDREKLKVGDRVVVPFTIACGRCFFCQRQLWSCCDNSNPNYWIAEQMMGYSPSGLFGYTHMMGGYAGGQAQYARVPYADVGPLKLPEGVPDEKLVFLSDIFPTGYMGAENCDIKPGDTVAIWGCGPVGQFAIRSAFMLGAERVIAIDRFDYRLRLAAQAGAEIINYEEVDDVVQTLKDMTANIGPDACMDAVGMEAHDHSFMYLVDRTKQAMKIETDRPIVLRQCIQACRKGGTVSVPGVYAGFVDKLPMGAYMNKGLAMKTGQTHMMRYMKPLLERVEKGDIDPSFVVSHRPSINQAPEMYKIFRDKQEHCTKVVLDPWADGAAAA